In the Arachis hypogaea cultivar Tifrunner chromosome 20, arahy.Tifrunner.gnm2.J5K5, whole genome shotgun sequence genome, TTGAGGATCATATcccaaaaataaatatagatgTGATCTATAATCAAATTTGTGTTTGTTGTAAGGTCGTAAAAGAGGATAACAAGTACATCCAAATACCTTTAAAAAATTGTAATCTGGTTGTTGATGATACATCTTTTCAAAAGAAGATTGATTTTGTAAAATAGGGGTGGACAATATGTTAATCAAATAAGTTGCAGCAAGAAATGCATCATCCCAGAATTGTAATGGCAAGGCAGCAGTGGCTAAGAGAGCAAGACCTACATCAGTTAGGTGTCTATACTTTCTTTTCACAGTGTCTTATTGTTGATGAGTATAGAGACAAGGCATTCTATGAATGATACCGTGTTGAGCAAAAAATTCTTAAAACCATTAGATAAAAATTCAAGATCATGATCAGTTTGTAGTGCTTTGAGTTCGAAACCAGTTTGATTTTCAAAGAAGGTTTTAAATTGTTTAAATGCAGTAAAAGCTTCTGATTTATTAACAAGAGAGATGGATATGTATCTTATATGTGCATCTACAAAACTGATATAATATCTATAGACCTTCATTTTGTAAGAGAATAAGTGACTGCTGGAAAGCTATTTGTCTCCAATCTTTCAGCCACAAACCAAGTAGCTGATATCCTCACTAAAGCTCTCTCAATCACTTTGTTTTTCGAATTTCGTTGAGAGTGCCTTCAAAGCCCTTTCTCAGTTTGAGGGGGATGTAAAGAATAATAACAGCTCAGCATCCAAGAAACAAGAATTGACTCATTTAAATTTAGTTACTATTTAATAGTTTTTTGTTATCAAACTTTAGCTATAAAATAGCAGTACATTATTTTCTCTATGTAACATACTTAATagaatatacaaataatatactCAGTCTATGTcactctccttttttttctttgttcctgATTTACTATTTTTCTCAAATCCTTTATTGTTTGGTTTTTCATCATATTCATTCTTCTTGAATATTCTTGATAATAAAGATTAatagattaaaatataaatatttaaaaatgaaaaaaattattaaaatgattataaaaattataaataaaaatttaatttggaaaaaaattattaaatttacaaaaaatatcaaaataataataaaattaatgaaaatagaaaaataatattataaaatctgtaaaaaaattaaaatgataaaacaattttttaatacaacttttgttaaaaatttaaataaaatacattaaaaaattaatatcaaaactaaaataacaatttaaaaaatattacaacatCCACTTTTTAATAAtggtaatatttttaatttatatcataTGTCAAAAATCTAATACATGACGATCTATTTAATTAACAAGATTACACATTCTTATTTAATAACATCTTAATGGTAGATGTCTAACTATTTGTTGttattttatagttttatttatgaagagtaattaATGTATAACTCCTGTCACATATAACAAttcgagtttttgaaaattaaataatgagtaatttacgatttattatatttgttaagaattttatttaaaaaaattatttttttaaaaataattaaattaaattttatgatactttaaatttaaaatttattaatattttaaaataaattttattataatgaaatattttaaaaaaaatttattattattattattattattattattattattattattattaaagtttaaaacaaaacgaaaaaaaaaagaaaagaaagaagtggcCCAAGCCAttaagaggaacaaaaagataaagaaagccAAACGTGGCTATTATGTatgcatatatttatataaacatGACACATATTCACTTAGGCTCATTTTTTAGTTATGGAGATCAGGGTTGTGTTGCGCATGGTTATGGGACACATAGGAGCTAGACCATTGTGTGGGGTAGCTTTTTGCTCAGTAGCAGGTTGGAGAACTCAGATTGTGCAAGTAATTTGCAATGAAAATATGGTGataaaatcggatggtccgatttgaatggagaaaaaatttgaaaatgcagCAACACCCTAATCGGACCCTCCGTGTTGTGAGTgtttaaaaattgattaaaattcCTTTGACAAGTCTCATGGTCCGATTTGGGTTTCATAGGTTTTTTTTTAATCAGAAGCCACTAATCGCATGGTCCGAGTTGGGTGTttgtttaaattttgattaaaaattccTAAAAGAAGTCACATGATCCGATTTGAGTGTTATAGTTTTTTGAATCAGAAGCAAGTAACCGCTAGGTCTGAGTTATGGGTGCATatatatatgtacaaaagggtgTGTGTCGTGAAGAAGATTTCAGATCTGGTTCTTCTTCTTGCTCGACcacttcttctcctctcttctaccTGTGTCCTTCTTAGTTTCAGTAAAATGAAgtaaaaaattttggttttgaaGTTTCTATTCTTATTTAGGTAAGTGAGAGAGATGGATGATAGAGTTCTTTTAAAAGTGTATTACtttggtcagattttgttacaaatttCTGAAGGAgtgaaatttatttgtgaaaattcgttagatgttgttattcccttcacaatctcatttgaagagctCAAAGGTGTGATCTGTGAGAAGATTGATTCTGAGATGTCGAGAAAAATATATTGCATTTTATACAGATATCCCATACCGGTGTTTGGTGGATACGTCCAATTTGAATCCAAATATGTAACGGACGAAGCAAGTttgcaagagatgttttcaataTATTTTGAAAGTCGTGTCCGAATCTCGTTCATCGAGTTGTACATTGAATTCGAACAATTTGAGGCTGACCGGAATATTGTACGAGAAGAttacaatagtgacagtgaagaagagtttGAAAGGAATTACGAAGTTGTCGGTCCAGACGGGGATGAAGAGCAAGGTGATGCCACTGTGGCCCCAGATGTGACAGATGTGGCAAATGCACTCGTGAACGAAGtgccgtttgaggagccatctttcATGCGAGTGTTGGATTTGGAGGCCATGCATGTTCCAGAGTTTCCGGAATATATGAGTGTAGGTACGTATTTGTTATTATTTAGGTAAGTTTAAGATAATAGttttatttaattagttattGGTTTAGTTAAATATAAATTAGTATGTAGTTAATTATTTAGGTAATTATgtgtttagatttttattttgtttagaatTAGATAAAAGCTAATATAAAGTTTATGTATATCATAATTGATGCAGTGAATGTTGATGTACCTTTAAATTTGGTTATTAAATATCcgtgtaattattttttttatatggttgTCGTCCCGCCAGAAATTTCTATTGTCGCAGATGGCGAATTTGCCGTCGGGATGGAATTCAGTTCCAGGAAATCTGTTATTAAGGCGATGAAAGAGTATAGCATTCGAAGAAGTGTAGACTACCGGGTGTATGAGTCGGAATCGTTGACATTTTATGCGAGGTGTACACAGTATGGGTCTGGGTGTAattggcttatcagggttagCATGATCAGCAGGAAGCATTGTTGGGTGGTACggaggtataatggtagtcacacttGTACCAGATCTACCATTTCTCAGGATCATTCCAAGCTCGATTCAAACACAATTGCCGAAGCAATAAAGCCatttgttgaggctgacccctcGTTAAAGGTAAAATCAGTTATTGCAGATGTGCAATCGAAGTTCAACTACACCGTCAGTTATcggaaagcatggttggctaaggAAAAGgcagtagaaaaaatatttggaggctGGGAAGCATCGTACAAAGCGTTGCCTATATGGTTTAAGGTcatgtgtcataaggagccatcagctgtcatccattttgagactatgcctgcatatcaaggcGATGACTTGGTTAGTGATATTCGGGTATTAAATCGAGTCttttggagttattacccctgCATTAGAGCATTTAGGCATTGTAAGCCAATTGTGCAGGTGGATGGGACTCACTTGTACGGAAAGTATAAGGGTTGTCTGTTAGTGGCAGTTTCACAGGATGGCAACAACAATATTGTCCCAATTGCATTTGCTATTGTGGAAGGAGAGACATCTGATGCGTGGCACTTCTTTCTCAGTAACTTGCGACAACATGTTGTGACTCGGGATGGTGTGGGACTGATATCCGACCGATACGAATCCATCAATGCAGTCGTGGAGCGGAGTAATGGAGCTTGGTCGCCTCCTAGAGCATTCCACATGTTCTGCATCAGGCATATTGAGTCGAACTTCCTGAGAAAATTCAAGGCACCGTACCTGCAAAAACTTGTCGTTAATATAGGTAATATTGAGTAATTGGAAGTTTGTTATTAATAGCGTGTCATTCATTTAGTGTATGTAAatcccctttttatattttttttgttattctgcAGGATATTCGCAGATGGTGCGTCAGTACGAAGTGCGTTACCAGCGTTTACGAGAACGGGACGAGGCTTACACTAACTGGTTAAACCGAATCCCCCGTGAACAGTATGCATTGGCATTTGATGGTGGTTACCGATGGGGTCACATGACGACAAACCTAGTCGAATGCATTAACTCTGTGCTGAAGGGTGCACGCAACCTCCCAACCACTGCACTTGTCAAAGCAACATTCTACAGGCTTAACGAG is a window encoding:
- the LOC112785799 gene encoding uncharacterized protein, with the protein product MSRKIYCILYRYPIPVFGGYVQFESKYVTDEASLQEMFSIYFESRVRISFIELYIEFEQFEADRNIVREDYNSDSEEEFERNYEVVGPDGDEEQGDATVAPDVTDVANALVNEVPFEEPSFMRVLDLEAMHVPEFPEYMSVVNVDVPLNLVIKYPCNYFFYMVVVPPEISIVADGEFAVGMEFSSRKSVIKAMKEYSIRRSVDYRVYESESLTFYARCTQYGSGCNWLIRVSMISRKHCWVVRRYNGSHTCTRSTISQDHSKLDSNTIAEAIKPFVEADPSLKVKSVIADVQSKFNYTVSYRKAWLAKEKAVEKIFGGWEASYKALPIWFKVDGTHLYGKYKGCLLVAVSQDGNNNIVPIAFAIVEGETSDAWHFFLSNLRQHVVTRDGVGLISDRYESINAVVERSNGAWSPPRAFHMFCIRHIESNFLRKFKAPYLQKLVVNIGYSQMVRQYEVRYQRLRERDEAYTNWLNRIPREQYALAFDGGYRWGHMTTNLVECINSVLKGARNLPTTALVKATFYRLNELFTRKEPRRRKNEVFEVREMPSGLEYAVDLRRHQCDCGEFQVDRIPCQHVFACCANQRLDWQLYVHDVYKMDQVRWVYRARFRPLGNPSTWPAYTGPRFVPNPFLRRVTKGRPRMTHFLNEMDTRMLHPPRRCTQCGAEGHSRSRCRRSTGAPADHNAH